The Torulaspora delbrueckii CBS 1146 chromosome 1, complete genome DNA segment AAGTGACGTGCTTACTCCCAATTTCTCAGGCTTTTACGTTCTTTTCTGGTTGGCCGTTGCTTTGACTTGTGTTAAAGTTTGTGTCAATTATTATATTGAACATGACGGGGATTTGAGTGACtctgagattttgaaattcatgACCACAGACTTAATTACAGTGGCATGGGTCGATTTTTTGATGTATTTGAACACATATTTTGTTCTCTTAATCCACTGGCTCTGTAAGCACAATTACATCAGGTGGAGTTCCACAGGTTTTACACTAGTATCGATTTATGAACTCGGATTTGTTGGATTTTACATGTTTCTCACGGAAAACGTATTGAAGTTACATTGGGTCGCCAAGATTTTTCTCTTCCTACACTCTTTagttcttttgatgaagatgcaTTCATTTGCATTTTTTAACGGTTATCTGTGGAACATCTCAGATGAGTTgaagttttccaaaaaCGCATTGGCCAAGTCCAAGGAAACCGCTAAACCAGAAATTATTGAGACTCTGAAGAGAAGTAGAGACTTTTGCACATTCGAACTAGAATCACAATCCAAGAAGGAACCTTTCCCTCAAAacatcaatttcaaaaattaCTTCATGTACACGATGTTTCCAACCCTGGTTTATCAAATCGAGTatccaagaacaaagagaGTAAGATGGGATTACGTGTTTGAGAAGCTATGTGCCATCTTTGGTACAATATTTGTCATGATGGTTCTCGCTCAATCTTACATGTATCCATTGGCCATCAAAGCCATCACCATTAGAGATTCTCCATGGACAACGTTGGCTGAtaggttgaagaaatggtccTTCATCCTAGTGGATTACATCCCAGCATTCATTGCGATGTACTTGTTAACTTTTTACTTGATTTGGGATGCCATCCTGAACTGCATCGCCGAACTGACTCGTTTTGGTGACAGGTACTTTTACGGTGATTGGTGGAACTGTGTCTCATGGGATGAGTTCAGTCGTATATGGAATGTCCCTGTTCATAAGTTCCTATTGAGACACGTTTATCACAGTTCTATGAGTGCTTTGCAACTAAACAAAAACCAAGCTACGTTgatgactttcttcttgagtgCTATTGTCCACGAGTTGGCAATGTATGTTTTGTTTAAGAGATTAAGAGTTTacctgttcttcttccagatgAATCAATTACCTTTGGTTGCATTGAGTAACTCAAGATTCTTAAAAAAGAGAACTGTCATTGGTAATATTGTCTTCTGGATCGGTATCTGTACCGGGCCAAGCATGTTGTGTTCTCTGTATTTAACTATTTAGATTGTTGAGAATTTAACCACTAATTATTTTGTTAAGCTCCGCTGTTTACATTTGGTTGTTCGAAAGTCGTTTCTACATGAATAAATCATAATATGTACATGAAAATAATACTTTATCTACCTATATatctcttcaaaaggtctCGTATCACTGAAGCAACTGTCCCATACTTCCTCCACTACAGCTTTAGCATGCTCCTCGTCTTTACAACTAGGATTACCCATCACACTAAGAGTTGCCCTCCTCTTGACACAAGCTTGATGACCTTTACTGATCTCAAATCCAAAACCTCTTCTTGCGAATTCCTGAGAAAATCGACATTCTCCACTCAGTGAAGACGCTCTAATCTCGGAACAGGCATGATGCTTCAAATTGAGCCAATCAACTTGCCATTTCAAGTTATCAAAATAATGGATCATCTCATGGGCTAAGGTATCTTCCAAATGCCATTTGTCACGAATACGATTTTGACATAGCAGTATACCAAGCTCGGGATGAAACCCACCACTTTTCCAATCAGGGCAAACATCACATATGACCTTGGACTCATCGAATGGAAGTACGTCACCGTTACTCTTGACATTCAATTTGGAGATCTGCTGAGCCATGAATCTTACTGTTGGGGAATAATTCAATATCCAATCCCTGTAATCGTAACACTGTTTGCATTGCTGGCGTTGTAGAATAAATTGGTAGTCGTTCTCGTattgcttcttctcttcagtAGTTAAACCCAATCCAGTCTTGTATTGGAATGTGCGTCTCCACCACTGGAAACCCTGAGCTGAAGCTGGATCTTTTGGAGGATCAGGCTTTTTCATGTCCTCTCTCGGAGGAGGAGGAATTGCAGTATTATCAGCCATGAGGAACGCTTTTCAGACTAGTAGAGCTGTTCTAATTGGCATataattcatcaatttttcagatctCGAATAATTTCAACATGAAAAATCAAGTCTTCAATGAAATAGAATTCATCGACAACTCCAAAAGACATTATATATCGGTATCGTCCCACTTTAGTATGAATATTTGGACTGCTGCAAGTGACGGAAGAGAGGATGTCGTCGAGCAACTCCTAGCTCAAAACAACGGACTAAATGCCAATAGTAAAGACCCGAACGGCTACACATCTGTTCACGCAGCTGCAGCATATGGTCATATTGAGCTGCTAAAGAAGTTGTGCAAGCAGTATAACGGTGATATAAACATTCGAGACAACGATGGGGATACTCCACTTCACCACTGTGAAGACGTCAACACTGCCAAAATTATCGTCGAAGTGCTAGGTGGAGATATAAGCTTGACCAACGAGGAGGGCAAGACTGCACTACAGagtttcgaagaagatgcagaGTTTCCAGAACTTATCCAGTACATGCGTCTGCAAAGTGGTATCCCACAGGATCAGGATAGTCTGGGTATCGACGCGGACCAACTGCAACAGTTCAGGGACAACATACGATATACCCTTGAGACAGAACCTGAAGATCTGAACGATCCAGAGTCACAAGCCCGCagaaagaagctggaaCAAATCATACAGGGCGAGAACGCAGAACAAGAACTCGAAAACTACATCAGAGAGATTATCCGCTCGCAGATCATGACCAATGGTGAACCAGGGGCAGCCGAAGAGCAAAAAGGGTCAAACGCTAAGCGTAGAAAGTAGCACAACCGTATACTAAGTAACTAATCTCAGCTTGAAGTTATAACTATTGTATTCACGTGACCTATTCGAGTCAAGAATCGAATAGTTgagaatcttttcagcttaaGAAGATGGTCAACAGATGAAATAGATTAGAATAATCGAGGTGAAGAGGACTCATTGAGGTTTTTGGAGCTGTTTTAGAGGTCCAATTGGTATCTCCTTTGAATTAAAACTatatctcttctttcgtGTGGTTAGTCCGAATGTCTGCTTTCTTACAGCCCATTATTAAGGGCATGGATAAGGTTACGGCCTTGAATGCTAAGTATCTGGCATTGACCTTTGAGGAACAGAAAAATATGACCTTTGTGGAAAGACTGAGGTTCTACAATTGGAcgtttgaaatttttgcGCTTGCAATGCTTGTATTGGTATTTGTAGCGTACAAATACGGTGTGATTGTCAATGAAAACCGTGCCAAGAAGCTGTTTGGATCTTTGAACAGTTTTTTGCAGGACGATTTACAGTTTGCTCGTGTGGGATTCTCTAAAGGCGATGGTTCCAAAGTTCCTTACATCGAGGAAGGTCAAAAGACGTGGTATACTACCTTCGCCACTGGTCGTTCAGCGATTGCAAGCCTGAGTGTGAGAGTTCATATGTTTTCTCGCAGTAATCCAGTGGCTATGTTGATGGAGTCTCTTGTCAACTTAATGTTCCCTTCTTCTATGACTGTTAAGGACGTTTCCGAGTACTGTGAAGTCGTTATCAAGCCAAATGGTACTTTTGTAAGCAGTGAGACTGCCAAGCCTAACAATGATGCCAAGGATGTTGTCAACAAGTTTAAGTTCATCACTTCTATTGTGAacaaatcttcaatgaacGAACTACGTCGTGAGAACTATTATTTGTCATTGACCCATACATCTGAAAGTGATAAGCTGCCAGTTGAATACGTCTTTATGTCCGAGTTGAACCAGTTGAATGGTTTTACTTTGCATTATGCTGACGCTGGTTTCAACGAGCTATTGAAAAGGGCAGGGAACTTTTTGCAATCAATTTGCTTCACTGATCTGCCTGCTAACAAGCCGCTTACTGATAAACTTTGGGATGCCACTCAAAAACCTCGTGCTGTTATTCGTACCAAGATTCCAGTTTCTGAACAGGATTTAagtcttttgaaagagctCGTTAGTGCAGTGGTACAGATCTTCGACAACGTTACTCGTGAAATCGTCCAAAAATCGCCTCAGGCTTTCATCAACAGTGacatcttgaagaagtcaAACCAATTGCGTACACAGGAATTGGCAAGAATCGTGAAGGCAATGAAACAGGTCGAAAGAGAAATGGCTCAGGAGAAAAAACAGGAAGctgagaaggagaaaagACGTCAATTGAAAGCTACAGGTGAGCAAGAAAAGTTCGAccaaaagatgaaggagaagagagagagaCGTTTGAGAAACAAACAAAAAGTTAGAATGTGAACGTTCTTGACGCTTTTTCTCGACTATTTACAAACAATGTTAGATAATATTTACTTTTCCTACGATAAAGGACTGTATTTTGTATATTTTACACTCACGCACTTGCGATCAAAGATCAAGACCTGGAATTTTGACATCCTTGATCGTAATCTCTCTTTCCAGCAATCCCTTTGGCTTTGATTTCTCAACATCAGGCTTTGTTACAGACTGAGCAGCCTCTTTTTTTACATCCTTTTTAGTAATAGTACTGATAGGAGTACTCTTCACCTTTTCTTTCAGCaaaacttcttttgctAGACTCTTTTGAAGTAGTAGTTGATTGATATCACTATCTTGCATTATGTAGCGAGCTCCATTAAAATTGTGTAGGTAATTTCTCATAAATGATGGTTTCACTTGCGTCACTTCCCCTTTCACAAGGTTAAACATGGGAAAGTCCTTTAGAACCTGtatcttcaccttctttgTACGCTTCGATAGAGCGCTCATGCGCATAGCAGTGGGTCTAAACATAGCTCTCTTCGGGAACGTATAACACAGCTGGAAAGTCAATGGTAATTGGAAAGCAATTGACAACCAAAACAGCGGCTCCAATAACTCTTTCCTTGAAGTTCTCTTAGCGCAATCGAtatctgaaaaatttcactaTAATCAAAGCGAACCGAATTAAAAATgaatcttcaacaaacaaCACGAATAAAAGTTAACAGACAAAATTGAGACTTAGCGGCCCAATGTCGAAGATTGGGAGTGGGAAGAACATGAAGGCGAGTTTAGCCAATGCTTCTAATTCTGGCCAAGCCGCTTCCGTTCTAGGAGGGCAGCCTAATGGGGATGTAAATGGCTCGCCAACAGGGCAACAAACAAATCCTATTCCTACTACACAACCTACCGATTCCTATATCCCAAGCTATCTGAGTGATTTGGTACCGGAATTACGTCTGTACGAGCAACTAAAAGAGTCCGAGAGGAGAATTGACGTTTATCTAGCCCGAAAGAAGATCGATTTACATCAAAGTGTGTCTCAGTGGAACAATTCGAAGACTTCTCAGACACCTCAGAATAAGAAAGACGTTAAGTATCTGAGAGTCTTTGTTTCCAATATCGCGGAGAACCAACCTTGGCAAAATCAAGAGAATGAGGTTTCCGAAGGTACTTGGACGATGAGAATTGAGGGCAGATTACTGGACGACAGGGACGTTCAGGATGCCGAGAGACCCAAATTTAGTTCGTTTTTACAAGCCATAGCTGtggatttcaagaaaccgAAGAAGGAGTTAGAAAGGGAGGAGAAgcaagatgaacaagatgtGACTATGGGCGGTGTCGATGAGGAAAAGCCTgaagatttgttgaaccttTCATTGCCGCTTCAGTTACCTGATGATTCTGCGGATCTAAATGGTAGCGAGAGAACAAGAATCCAGGAGCAGAAACCAAATGCTGAACAGCAAGGTAGCGAGATCGCCGATGCGGTGGAGTGGCATTTGGACCCAAAGAATCCAGTAGAGTTTGATGGTCTTGACATCAAGAGGCCTGGATCCGAGAACGTCGACTGCATAATAACAATTCAGCAAAAGGGTCTGACTGGTGAAGACCTCGAATATTCACCTCAACTTGCAGCATTGATTGGTATCTCCCACGGCTCCTTACATGAAGCCGTATACTCCTTATACAAATATATTTTGATGAACGAGCTGCTTGTCAATGACGAAACCAGTATTAAGACCTTGTCTAACAGCCCATCGGATAGCACTAATGGCGAAAAAACTATGGTTCAGCTTGACGAATCTTTACAAAAATTGCTTCGCTCCGTCCCAAGCAACAATGACGACTCCATGCCAACCGTACTCAGACTTTCAGAAATTCCACCTTTGATCAACGCTCACATATCACCTATGCCACCGGTCAAGATCGACTACACCATACGAGTAGACAAGGCATCCACATATGGTGAATTGGTATTCGATCTCGAAGTACCCAACCAAGCCTCAGGTAAGAAAACTAAAGACGAACTCGCGGCAGAAGGTGTTGCTCTCCTCACCGATTTCAACAAGCTCACCACAGAATTACAAGGTGATTTACGGAAACTTGACGTTCGCACCAACGCCCTCCAACTCCAACTCAACGCCAGTGCGAATAAATACCAATTCTACGACAAGCTCGCGCAGGACCCCACACATTTCCTCAACGAGTACATGGCCTCTACAGCGAATGCTCTGAAGGTTTTATCCGGTGACGAAGGTTTTAACGAAGACACTGTCAGAAAGTCTCAATTTTACAAGGAGAACGAAACGATGCTTTTCGAAAACCTTGGAGTACTACTGGCCAATGGCAGAATGTAATGAAATTTGCAGGAGGCACCATATAAATTTAACTAAAGCTCTTTTAATTGAAATACTGGTTAATAGTGTATCGTTTCTTATGACGGGCCATACAAGAGAATAATTGCCAAAATTTTCAGCCAGTCGCTTACTCTAAGATGACTCAACAATATAAAAATACCCGTTAGGATTTCGACGTATTTGCATCTTCCCAAGCGGCTTATAGAGCAATTCTCATAATGGTTTCACCGTGCCAAGTTTACAGATCTACCAGATCCTCTGCAAAAGAGACAAAAagtttcgaagaagtgGTCATTCAAGGTTTGGCCAGCGATGGTGGATTGTTCATTCCACCAACCATCCCACAGGTCTCCCAAGAGACTTTATTTGGCAAATGGTCTAAGCTTtcctttcaagatctaGCTTTTGAGATTATGAGACTGTATGTTGCTCAGGATGAAATTCCAGATGCCGATTTGAAAGgtttgatccaaagatcCTACTCCACTTTTCGTGCAAATGATATCACACCTTTGGCTAAAAACACTACTGGTGACAAAGAGAACTTGCATGTCTTGGAGCTTTTCCATGGTCCCACTTATGCGTTCAAAGATGTTGCATTGCAGTTCCTAGGTAACTTATTTGAATATTTCCTACAAAAGACTAACAAGGATCTACCACAAga contains these protein-coding regions:
- the TDEL0A07340 gene encoding uncharacterized protein (similar to Saccharomyces cerevisiae YCR051W; ancestral locus Anc_6.319), which gives rise to MNIWTAASDGREDVVEQLLAQNNGLNANSKDPNGYTSVHAAAAYGHIELLKKLCKQYNGDINIRDNDGDTPLHHCEDVNTAKIIVEVLGGDISLTNEEGKTALQSFEEDAEFPELIQYMRLQSGIPQDQDSLGIDADQLQQFRDNIRYTLETEPEDLNDPESQARRKKLEQIIQGENAEQELENYIREIIRSQIMTNGEPGAAEEQKGSNAKRRK
- the RSC6 gene encoding Rsc6p (similar to Saccharomyces cerevisiae RSC6 (YCR052W) and SNF12 (YNR023W); ancestral locus Anc_6.322); its protein translation is MKASLANASNSGQAASVLGGQPNGDVNGSPTGQQTNPIPTTQPTDSYIPSYLSDLVPELRLYEQLKESERRIDVYLARKKIDLHQSVSQWNNSKTSQTPQNKKDVKYLRVFVSNIAENQPWQNQENEVSEGTWTMRIEGRLLDDRDVQDAERPKFSSFLQAIAVDFKKPKKELEREEKQDEQDVTMGGVDEEKPEDLLNLSLPLQLPDDSADLNGSERTRIQEQKPNAEQQGSEIADAVEWHLDPKNPVEFDGLDIKRPGSENVDCIITIQQKGLTGEDLEYSPQLAALIGISHGSLHEAVYSLYKYILMNELLVNDETSIKTLSNSPSDSTNGEKTMVQLDESLQKLLRSVPSNNDDSMPTVLRLSEIPPLINAHISPMPPVKIDYTIRVDKASTYGELVFDLEVPNQASGKKTKDELAAEGVALLTDFNKLTTELQGDLRKLDVRTNALQLQLNASANKYQFYDKLAQDPTHFLNEYMASTANALKVLSGDEGFNEDTVRKSQFYKENETMLFENLGVLLANGRM
- the MRPL50 gene encoding mitochondrial 54S ribosomal protein bL9m MRPL50 (similar to Saccharomyces cerevisiae MRPL50 (YNR022C); ancestral locus Anc_6.321) yields the protein MFRPTAMRMSALSKRTKKVKIQVLKDFPMFNLVKGEVTQVKPSFMRNYLHNFNGARYIMQDSDINQLLLQKSLAKEVLLKEKVKSTPISTITKKDVKKEAAQSVTKPDVEKSKPKGLLEREITIKDVKIPGLDL
- the TDEL0A07350 gene encoding uncharacterized protein (similar to Saccharomyces cerevisiae YNR021W; ancestral locus Anc_6.320), coding for MSAFLQPIIKGMDKVTALNAKYLALTFEEQKNMTFVERLRFYNWTFEIFALAMLVLVFVAYKYGVIVNENRAKKLFGSLNSFLQDDLQFARVGFSKGDGSKVPYIEEGQKTWYTTFATGRSAIASLSVRVHMFSRSNPVAMLMESLVNLMFPSSMTVKDVSEYCEVVIKPNGTFVSSETAKPNNDAKDVVNKFKFITSIVNKSSMNELRRENYYLSLTHTSESDKLPVEYVFMSELNQLNGFTLHYADAGFNELLKRAGNFLQSICFTDLPANKPLTDKLWDATQKPRAVIRTKIPVSEQDLSLLKELVSAVVQIFDNVTREIVQKSPQAFINSDILKKSNQLRTQELARIVKAMKQVEREMAQEKKQEAEKEKRRQLKATGEQEKFDQKMKEKRERRLRNKQKVRM
- the ATP23 gene encoding putative metalloprotease (similar to Saccharomyces cerevisiae ATP23 (YNR020C); ancestral locus Anc_6.318), which translates into the protein MADNTAIPPPPREDMKKPDPPKDPASAQGFQWWRRTFQYKTGLGLTTEEKKQYENDYQFILQRQQCKQCYDYRDWILNYSPTVRFMAQQISKLNVKSNGDVLPFDESKVICDVCPDWKSGGFHPELGILLCQNRIRDKWHLEDTLAHEMIHYFDNLKWQVDWLNLKHHACSEIRASSLSGECRFSQEFARRGFGFEISKGHQACVKRRATLSVMGNPSCKDEEHAKAVVEEVWDSCFSDTRPFEEIYR
- the TDEL0A07320 gene encoding sterol O-acyltransferase (similar to Saccharomyces cerevisiae ARE1 (YCR048W) and ARE2 (YNR019W); ancestral locus Anc_6.317); the protein is MSDEGLLQNEQFLRIKKLNAAENKRRSIIVDEDDYDDSLGPAEDSPLENVNEVSLPEGVVAQANLIPEGDTEGDMTIQETEEIEDCERPAVVVTGKKDETPEHLSDAGFTIHLKQLHGKEKLRFRRDSNQKISFFGDVAFDFRPSILDGAISEQIRTKFEGPTLEKQLREIKKNARALTKDQIVIESDVLTPNFSGFYVLFWLAVALTCVKVCVNYYIEHDGDLSDSEILKFMTTDLITVAWVDFLMYLNTYFVLLIHWLCKHNYIRWSSTGFTLVSIYELGFVGFYMFLTENVLKLHWVAKIFLFLHSLVLLMKMHSFAFFNGYLWNISDELKFSKNALAKSKETAKPEIIETLKRSRDFCTFELESQSKKEPFPQNINFKNYFMYTMFPTLVYQIEYPRTKRVRWDYVFEKLCAIFGTIFVMMVLAQSYMYPLAIKAITIRDSPWTTLADRLKKWSFILVDYIPAFIAMYLLTFYLIWDAILNCIAELTRFGDRYFYGDWWNCVSWDEFSRIWNVPVHKFLLRHVYHSSMSALQLNKNQATLMTFFLSAIVHELAMYVLFKRLRVYLFFFQMNQLPLVALSNSRFLKKRTVIGNIVFWIGICTGPSMLCSLYLTI